ATAAACACGCTGTTCGCCACGTAGTCGAGCCACAAGCGGCGAGGATCGAAAACCTTTTTGCGGCGCAGGCTGAGTTGCAATCGGCCGAAGGGATACGTCAGCGCCCAGACGGCGTCGAGCAGCGCCGTGAACGGCGCTCCGTGGTTGCGCAGGAAATACCGGCGCCGCGAATCGAACCAGTAGCGCGGTCGACGCGGCAGCGCCTGCCCCCGTACCGTGACCCCCGTCGATTGCCCGATGAGGTGCATCACGCGGCTCTTCGGTTCGTACCAGCAAGAGAAGCCGGCGCGCGCGGCGCGAAGACAGAAATCGGTTTCTTCGTAGTAGAGAAAGTAGCCGTCGTCGAGCAGGCCGATCGTGTCGAACACCTCGCGGCGAATGAGCAAGCTTGCCCCGGCGACCCAATCGACGCGCGCCGCTTTCTCGGGCGTCGGCACCAGCGTGACGAAGCGTTGCAACAGCCGATGCACGGGACCGATCCGCAGCGATTCATCCAGCTCGCTCCAGAGCGATGGGAAGCGGAACGTCGAAAACTGCGCGGTGCCGTCGGGGTCTTCCAACCGGCTGCCGACCATCGCCGCCGCAGGATGATTCTCCAAAAACTCGACGAGCGACCGGATCGCGCCGGCGTGGACGCGCGTGTCGGAGTTGAGCAACAACACGAACTCGGGTCGATCACGGGCGAGCAGCGCCGGCCGAATCGCTTCGTTGTTGCCGTAAGCGAAGCCGCCGTTGCGGGGCAGAGGCTTGAGCGCGGCCCACTTGCTCCAGCCATGCTCGTCGATCGCGGCTTGTATGCGCGTCGTCGAGTCGTCGCCCGAAGCGTTGTCGGTGACGACGACGCGCGAATCGGCCGGCAAGCCATCGACCCCGGCGAGCGATGCGAGGCAATCGATCGTGAGGGCGGGAGTCCGGTAGTTGACGACGACGACGAGAACCTTCACGCGAATCTCTCCGAGCGGCGGTAGGGGATGCGAACGGGAATTCAGTCTTGTTTCGGATACTGTTTTTGCAGGTAAGCCGTGACGGCGCGAATGAGCTTCTCGCGCGGCACGCGACGGGAAAACGTGTGGTCGCCGCCGTCGATCGTCGTCAAGCGAAGGTCGCCGGTCTTAAGCCACTGCTTGGTTTCACGCGGCGCCTGGTACGCCATTACCGCATAGCCGGGATCGTTCTCGGCGAGAAACAGCGCGAGCTTACGGC
This region of Planctomycetia bacterium genomic DNA includes:
- a CDS encoding glycosyltransferase family 2 protein; this translates as MRVKVLVVVVNYRTPALTIDCLASLAGVDGLPADSRVVVTDNASGDDSTTRIQAAIDEHGWSKWAALKPLPRNGGFAYGNNEAIRPALLARDRPEFVLLLNSDTRVHAGAIRSLVEFLENHPAAAMVGSRLEDPDGTAQFSTFRFPSLWSELDESLRIGPVHRLLQRFVTLVPTPEKAARVDWVAGASLLIRREVFDTIGLLDDGYFLYYEETDFCLRAARAGFSCWYEPKSRVMHLIGQSTGVTVRGQALPRRPRYWFDSRRRYFLRNHGAPFTALLDAVWALTYPFGRLQLSLRRKKVFDPRRLWLDYVANSVF